The DNA region CTGGAGGGGTTCCGGCCGGTGTCTCTGATGGCGCTGCTGGCGGTGCTGGGACTGGCCGCGCGCGATCTTGCCACGCGGCGCATCCCGCCGCATATCCGGTCCGACCAGCTGGCGGCCTCGGCCTTTTTCGCGGTCTTCGTCTCGGGCCTGTTGATGGCGCCGGTGCTGGGGCACGAATTCGTCATGCCGACGGCGCGGCAATGGCTGATCTTCGGCATCTGCATGGGTTTCGGCGTCGGCGGCTATGCGCTGCTGGTCGCGGCGACCCGGCTGGGCGAGGCCTCGGCCCTGGCGCCCTATCGCTATACCCGGCTGGTCTTTGCGCTGATCCTGGCCTTCATCGTCTTCGACGAGCGGCCGGATGCGCTGACCCTGACCGGCGCGGCGATCATCGTCGGCTCGGGCTGCTACATGATGCTGCGCGAGGCGCGGCTGCGCCGGCGCATGCTGCGCGAGGCCGGATTCCTGACCCCTTGAAACCCCCTTTCCGCAACGCCAAAGCCCCTGTATAGCCCGGCCATGACCGACCTTGACCTCATCCGCAATTTCTCGATCGTGGCCCATATCGACCACGGCAAATCCACCCTGGCCGACCGCCTGATCCAGATGACGGGGACAGTGGCCGAACGCGACATGAAGGCCCAGCTGCTCGACAGCATGGACATCGAGCGCGAGCGGGGCATCACCATCAAGGCCAACACGGTGCGGATCGAATATCCGGCCAGGGACGGCAGGCATTACGTGCTGAACCTGATCGACACCCCCGGCCACGTCGATTTCGCCTATGAGGTCAGCCGCTCGATGCGGGCGGTCGAGGGCTCGCTTCTGGTCGTCGATGCCTCGCAGGGGGTCGAGGCGCAGACGCTGGCCAACGTCTACCAGGCCATCGACGCCGGGCACGAGATCGTGCCGGTGCTGAACAAGATCGACCTGCCGGCCGCGGAGCCCGAGCGGGTCAAGGAGAACATCGAGGAAGTCATCGGCATCGACGCCTCGGACGCGATCCCGATCTCGGCCAAGACCGGGCTTGGCATTCCCGACGTGCTGGAGGCCATCGTCACCCGCCTGCCCGCCCCCAAGGGCGACCGCAACGCGCCGCTGAAGGCGATGCTGGTCGACAGCTGGTACGACGCCTATCTGGGCGTGGTGGTGATGATCCGCGTCATGGACGGGGTCATCAAGAAGGGCGACCGCATCCGCATGATGCAGACCAACGCGGTCTACGGTATCGACAAGCTTGCCGTGCTGCGCCCGCAGATGCAGGACATCGCCGAGCTGGGCCCGGGCGAGATCGGCGTCCTGACCGCCTCGATCAAGCAGGTCCGCGACACCCGTGTCGGCGATACCATCACCCACGAACGCAAGGGCACCGACACGCCGCTGCCGGGCTTCAAGCCCGCCCAGCCGGTGGTGTTCTGCGGCCTCTTCCCGGTCGACGCCAACGACTTCGAGGCCCTGCGCGACGCTATCGAGAAGCTGGCGCTGAACGACGCGAGCTTCTCCTACGAGATGGAGACGTCCGCAGCCTTGGGCTTCGGCTTTCGCTGCGGCTTCCTGGGCCTGCTGCACCTGGAGGTGATCCGCGACCGGCTGGAGCGCGAATACGACCTGGACCTGATCACCACCGCGCCCTCGGTGGTGTTCAAGCTGCACATGAAGGACGGCGAGGTGCGCGACCTGCACAACCCCGCCGACATGCCCGACCTGACCTATGTCGACCATATCGAGGAGCCGCGCATCAAGGCCACGATCATGGTGCCCGACGAATACCTGGGTGACGTGCTGAAGCTGTGCCAGGACCGCCGCGGCATCCAGATGGACCTGACCTATGCCGGCAGCCGCGCCATGGTGGTCTATGACCTGCCGCTGGCCGAGGTGGTGTTCGACTTCTACGACCGGCTGAAATCGGTGACCAAGGGCTATGCCAGCTTCGACTACCAGCTCTCGGAATACCGCGAGGACTTCCTGGTCAAGATGTCGATCTTGGTGAACGACGAGCCGGTGGACGCGCTGTCGATCATGGTCCACCGCGACCGGGCGGAATCGCGCGGCCGGGTGATGGTCGAAAAGCTGAAAGAGCTGATCCCGCGCCACATGTTCAAGATCCCGATCCAGGCGGCCATCGGCTCGCGCGTGATCGCGCGCGAGACGCTGTCGGCGATGCGCAAGGACGTCACCGCGAAATGCTACGGCGGCGACGCGACGCGCAAGAAGAAGCTCTTGGAGAAGCAGAAGGCCGGCAAGAAGAAGATGCGCCAGTTCGGCAAGGTCGAGATCCCGCAGACGGCGTTTATCCAGGCGCTGAAAATGGATGGATGAGTGAAAAACCCTGCAGCAAAAGATGCTTTGTTGCCGGCCCAAAGCTGACCCCCGCGTTTTGACGGGGTTCGACTGCAGAGCTTACGCGGCCATTTTCAGCTGGTGCAATTCCGCCGGCGCCTATGGTCGGCGTTCGTTGCTGTCAGTCCATGGCCATCCGGTATTGATCTGCTGCACCTCGTCGCAGGTTTCAAGGATGGTCCAGTCCCTCATGACGGACCGTCCGGCTGGCGCGCTCGCCATAAGCGTTCTGCTGGGTAGGGGGCAGCAAACAGTACAGCGGACTGTTCCCCGACGACGGGCCTGGCTGAATGTGGGTCAGAGCGATGCCTTGCCTTTCAGCCCAGATCATCAAGCCTGTGTCGAGCCTGACCGGCAAGGACTTACCGCGCCATTCGAGAGTTTGCCTCAGCGACCAGAGGGACCCGCTCGGCTAGCGAGAAGGCGACCTCGCTTCGCCCGGCCATGCAATCAGCGCTTCCATCGCCCGCCGGGAAACCACAGCGCCAAGCAGCTCTCCATCCATAGCCTTTGCCAATCCAGCATCATCTGGCGCTGGCTCTTCTGCATCTCGGCCATGATCTGGCCGCGCGCCGGGGCGATAAGGCCATTGGCCACGGACAGCCAGGCGCTCATCCAGGGGTTCTTCATGGGTCTTGGTCCTTTTGCAACAGGGCTCACGGTTTAATCCCCGTCGCAGGTCCGGAGTTCCTCTCTCAATACGGCATGGGGGTCACCGCAGGCCCGGGTGGCGCGTAGCTGCCGACCTGGGTCTGGCTCTCGGCGGCCTGCTGCGTCAGAAGTTGCCCGGCGGTCTGCATGTCGCGCCCGGCGCCCTGCATCGTCTCGCAGGCCGAGACGGCCGTCGCTGCCAGAAGCGTGCCGACAGCAATAAACCTGTTCATCATTGTCCCTTTCTTTTCTGCTCGTGGAGCGGGACTCTAAAGCCGCTGCCTTGCGCCTCCACCACACGGAAGCGCGAGCAGCGCCTTCCCGGAACGGATCGGCGGAATTCCTCCCGCGCGGCGCTCTCCGCGGGCGGAACCCAGCCGAAACCAGGCCCCCGGGAAATTGACGTATGTCATGGCGGGCGCGCCGCCGCGGCGTAGGCTGCAAAGAGCAACAGGAGCTTTCCCATGGATCTGACAACTCGAGCGGCCATGCTGACGGCGCGCCGCAATGCCATCCTGGCCCATCTGGAGCAGATCGAAGATGCGTTGGACGATCCGTTGCCCAAGGACTGGGACGATGCCGCCATCGAGCAACAGGATGACGAAGTCCTTCAGGCCCTCGGCAATGCCGAACAGGCCGAGTTGAAACGCATCGACGCCGCGTTGCGCCGGATCGCTGATGGCGACTACGGCTGGTGCACCCGCTGTGGCGAGCGCATCGCTGATGCCCGTCTGGACCTGCTGCCGGACACGCCTCTCTGCGCCGATTGCGCCGGGCGCGGCTAGGCCGCCCTACATGTCCGCCTGGGCCTTTTGGCTTTCGCGGCTGATGGCTTGTCCTGCGCTCTGCATGTCGCGCCCGGCGCCCTGCACTGTCTGGCAAGCAGCCAGGGCCAGCAGCGCCAGAAGCGGTGCAACTTGGAAAAACGGACGCATATTCAAACTCCTGGGTGAGGATGCCTTTCGCTCAACGCTTCCGGCCGCTGTGGGTTCCGGGCGGCCGTTGAGACTTCCTTAACCTTTGGGGGTCAGGATGAAAGCATGCGTATGATTCTGCTTTTCCTGCTGCTTTCCGCCTGCGCCTCGCCGGCCCCGCAATTCCTGGGGGCGACGCGCCATGACATCACGCTGGACGGCATCCGCTTTGCCGTTTTCCAGAAATCGGAGGAAGCCGAGGTGATCCGCCTGGGCTACCTGACCCGACGCCAGCGCGCACCGGTGCCGGAACTGATGGTGACGGCGGTCGAACGGACGACGGGTTGCGCAGTGATCCGCAACAGCCTGCGCAGCCGCATTCCCGGCGATACCGGCGAGGCGCGGGTTTCGCTGCGCTGCGACCCGGGATGACAGGGGGCCTTCCTTGCGGCTGTCCCGGTGACTATCCGCTGCGGCCTGCCACCGAGGGCCTTTGCGTCGGGTCAATCCAGGAAGCGGGCCACTGCCTCGGCCACCTCGACCGGCCGGTCGGCATGCAGCCAATGCGCGGCGCCTTCGACGATGCGGATCTGGGCCTCGGGAAAATATTCCCGGATCGCCCGCAGCTGCGCCGGACCGCAGTAATCGGAATCCGCTCCGGCAAGGAAAAGGGCGGGACCGGGAAAGACCGCCTTCGGCATCTCGGGCCAGCCTGTGATCAAGGGCATCTGATCGCGCAACGCGGCCAGGTTCAGCTTCCAGCGTGCCGGCTGGGCTTTGAGATCCAGCGATTGCAGCAGAAAGGCGCGGACACCCGGATCGGCGACCTGTTCGGCCAGACGGGCATCGGCCTCGGAGCGCAGGTGCAGCCCGGACAGGTCGACGGCTTGCATCGCATCGATCAGCTCGGTTTGGCTGTGGTCATAGGCGAAGGGGGCGATGTCCATGACCACCAGCCGGCGCACGGTCTCGGGCCGGGTCAGGGCCAGCACCATCGCCGCCTTGCCGCCCATGGAGTGGCCAAGCACGTCCGCCGTGCCGCCCCGTGCCGCGATGACCTCGGCCAGGTCGGCTGCCAGGGCGGGATAGCCGTGGTCGGAGTCGTGGAAACTGTCGCCGTGGTTGCGCATGTCGACCGAGATCACGCGCCGGCTTTCACCCAGGCGGCGGGCAAGCCCGCCGAGATTGCGCCCTGATCCGAACAGTCCATGTGCCAGCAATACCGGCGGCCGGTCCGAATCCACCCCTGTTTCGATCATGTTCAACATCATGCGCGGACCCTAGCGCCTCTGGCGCAGTCGCGCCAGAGGCGCTAGCCTGGGCGCAAAGGGAAGCGGCGATGGGCATCGACGACATAAGGCCGAAGGCCGACGAGATCGCCAGCCTGATGGCGGCGCGCTTCGGCGGCGTCAGGCGCGGCCAGCAGGCCGATCTGGACAGCATGCTGCGCAGGCGCGGCGGTGCGTTGCCGCGCCGCCTGCGCCGTGCCGCACGCCTTCTCGCCGAGGCCGATCGGGTCGCCGGGCAGCCCAAATTGGCACGGCAAGTGGATTTTCCCCAGTTCGAGCGCGCCTATCGGGCGTTGACCGGCTATCTGGGTCCGCTGGGCCGGCGCATCCGGTGGCAGGACGGTGCCGCGCGCGTGGCGGCCAGCGTGGCGCTGGGACTACTGGCGCTGGTGATTGCTGCCGGGGTGGTGGCTTGGCGCCGGCTGGCCTAGCACTGGCTGACGCGCGGCAAGAAGGGGCGTAATGCTCCAGATCGCCCGTCCGCGGCTGCTCTATGCGCGTCGTTCCTATCGGGAATAAATATTTCCTTTGGAGAAGGCTGAGCCCGTGCTAGGCTGCGCCGGTCTTTTGCAAACCGGCATGGGGGAACGGGAATGGCGATCAAGAAATTCGGCAATTACAAGGCGCCTACGGTCGCGCCGATCACCGAGGATCTGGATTGGTGGCATCCGGTCGAGGGCTCGCCCACGATGAAGACCTGGATCGAGCACCAGTCCGAGGACGGCAAGTTCCTGACCGGCTATTGGGAGGCGACCCCCGGCAGCTATCGGGTCAAATACGAGGTGGATGAGTTCATCCAGTTCTTCGAGGGCAAGGCCACGCTGATCGACAAGGACCAGGAGCCGCGCACCTTCGTCGCCGGCGACGTGTTTTTCATCGAGGCCGGTTTCGACGGCATCTGGAAGACCGAGGAAACCGTGCGCAAGGCCTTTGCCATCCGCGTCCGGTAAGGATTTCGGCGAGGGGCCGCCGCCGCGTGGCGCGGTCCCTCGTTCATCCGGCGGCGGCGCGTGAGCGGGTGCGCAGATGGGGAAAGGACATAGGCGGCACGTCTCACCGGCGCCAGAGACTCTGCGGTTCTTCAGGAGCGCAGGACAGGAGAGCGAATGGATCCGGGCGACGGTGCTGCTGTACGGTTTGCTTCAACGGCATATCGCTCATCCGGCTATGAGCCGAATGGGTCGGGGCTTCTTTGAACAACACGGGGATACATCCCCTGGGCCCTTGGGCCGGAAATCGAGCGACAAGACGGCCCGCTACGACAGACCGCGCTACGAGCGCCGCGCTCGAATCGAGATCATGTGCGGCCCAGCTAAAAGATCGGCCTCGCCATTGGGTTTGAACCATGTATGGATGGCTGCGCAACAAGTTGTTTGGGCATCTTTTGGCGCAGGTGCGGGCGTGCATCCGGCGTCTGAACTGCGCTCCATACGTCCTGATGAATGTCCGCGAGGCTCCGGCCCCGATCATCGGCCTGCAATCCTCGGTCCGAGCG from Paracoccus aminovorans includes:
- a CDS encoding DMT family transporter; amino-acid sequence: MRLRLMVTENFRGAILMVLSMVLFAFEDVFIKLLSGEMPYTEVLAVVGLLGTLCFVLLLKLKGGRLWTRELVRPIVLLRSLGEAVGSVGFFMALALTDLSSTSAIQQALPLMILMGAALFLREPVGWRRWSAIIVGFLGVLLVIRPGLEGFRPVSLMALLAVLGLAARDLATRRIPPHIRSDQLAASAFFAVFVSGLLMAPVLGHEFVMPTARQWLIFGICMGFGVGGYALLVAATRLGEASALAPYRYTRLVFALILAFIVFDERPDALTLTGAAIIVGSGCYMMLREARLRRRMLREAGFLTP
- a CDS encoding TraR/DksA family transcriptional regulator gives rise to the protein MLTARRNAILAHLEQIEDALDDPLPKDWDDAAIEQQDDEVLQALGNAEQAELKRIDAALRRIADGDYGWCTRCGERIADARLDLLPDTPLCADCAGRG
- a CDS encoding entericidin A/B family lipoprotein, with the protein product MNRFIAVGTLLAATAVSACETMQGAGRDMQTAGQLLTQQAAESQTQVGSYAPPGPAVTPMPY
- a CDS encoding cupin domain-containing protein is translated as MAIKKFGNYKAPTVAPITEDLDWWHPVEGSPTMKTWIEHQSEDGKFLTGYWEATPGSYRVKYEVDEFIQFFEGKATLIDKDQEPRTFVAGDVFFIEAGFDGIWKTEETVRKAFAIRVR
- a CDS encoding entericidin A/B family lipoprotein, with amino-acid sequence MRPFFQVAPLLALLALAACQTVQGAGRDMQSAGQAISRESQKAQADM
- a CDS encoding alpha/beta fold hydrolase, with product MLNMIETGVDSDRPPVLLAHGLFGSGRNLGGLARRLGESRRVISVDMRNHGDSFHDSDHGYPALAADLAEVIAARGGTADVLGHSMGGKAAMVLALTRPETVRRLVVMDIAPFAYDHSQTELIDAMQAVDLSGLHLRSEADARLAEQVADPGVRAFLLQSLDLKAQPARWKLNLAALRDQMPLITGWPEMPKAVFPGPALFLAGADSDYCGPAQLRAIREYFPEAQIRIVEGAAHWLHADRPVEVAEAVARFLD
- the lepA gene encoding translation elongation factor 4, whose translation is MTDLDLIRNFSIVAHIDHGKSTLADRLIQMTGTVAERDMKAQLLDSMDIERERGITIKANTVRIEYPARDGRHYVLNLIDTPGHVDFAYEVSRSMRAVEGSLLVVDASQGVEAQTLANVYQAIDAGHEIVPVLNKIDLPAAEPERVKENIEEVIGIDASDAIPISAKTGLGIPDVLEAIVTRLPAPKGDRNAPLKAMLVDSWYDAYLGVVVMIRVMDGVIKKGDRIRMMQTNAVYGIDKLAVLRPQMQDIAELGPGEIGVLTASIKQVRDTRVGDTITHERKGTDTPLPGFKPAQPVVFCGLFPVDANDFEALRDAIEKLALNDASFSYEMETSAALGFGFRCGFLGLLHLEVIRDRLEREYDLDLITTAPSVVFKLHMKDGEVRDLHNPADMPDLTYVDHIEEPRIKATIMVPDEYLGDVLKLCQDRRGIQMDLTYAGSRAMVVYDLPLAEVVFDFYDRLKSVTKGYASFDYQLSEYREDFLVKMSILVNDEPVDALSIMVHRDRAESRGRVMVEKLKELIPRHMFKIPIQAAIGSRVIARETLSAMRKDVTAKCYGGDATRKKKLLEKQKAGKKKMRQFGKVEIPQTAFIQALKMDG